The Kitasatospora setae KM-6054 genome contains a region encoding:
- a CDS encoding MFS transporter translates to MPLALIALALGAFGIGTTEFVIVGLLPQIAGDFSVSIPSAGMLVTGYALGVVVGAPLMTAAGSRLPRKTMLAVLMALFIAGNLLCAFAGSYTQLMTGRLVAALTHGAFFGIGSVVAAGLVAPARRASAIALMFTGLTVANVLGVPLGTFLGQHFGWRSTFWAVTAFGVVGLCGITALVPRQERERGAGLRGELAVFRRPQVWLALLTTTLGFAGVFASFTYVAPMMTEVAGFPPGAVTWLLVLFGAGLCVGNVLGGRAADRSLMPSLYVILAALAGVLLLFVATARTPVSAAITLAALGAVGFATVPPLQMRVMQKAEGAPALASAANIAAFNLGNAVGAWLGGLTISHGLGYTAPNWVGALLAVAGLAVAALAGLLDRRTAADGPPPPHDPPPHDLPASEQTSPAAA, encoded by the coding sequence ATGCCGCTGGCCCTCATCGCCCTGGCCCTGGGCGCCTTCGGCATCGGGACGACGGAATTCGTCATCGTCGGCCTGCTCCCGCAGATCGCGGGGGACTTCTCGGTCTCCATCCCCTCCGCCGGGATGCTCGTCACCGGCTACGCCCTCGGCGTGGTCGTCGGCGCCCCGCTGATGACCGCCGCCGGATCCCGGCTGCCGCGCAAGACCATGCTCGCCGTCCTGATGGCCCTCTTCATCGCCGGCAACCTGCTCTGCGCCTTCGCGGGCAGCTACACCCAGCTGATGACCGGCCGGCTGGTCGCCGCGCTCACCCACGGAGCGTTCTTCGGCATCGGGTCCGTCGTCGCCGCGGGCCTGGTCGCCCCGGCCCGCCGGGCCAGCGCGATCGCCCTGATGTTCACCGGCCTCACCGTCGCCAACGTCCTCGGCGTGCCGCTGGGCACCTTCCTCGGACAGCACTTCGGCTGGCGCTCGACGTTCTGGGCGGTCACCGCCTTCGGCGTCGTCGGCCTCTGCGGCATCACCGCCCTCGTCCCGCGCCAGGAGCGCGAGCGCGGCGCCGGCCTGCGCGGCGAACTCGCGGTCTTCCGCCGCCCCCAGGTATGGCTGGCGCTGCTGACCACCACCCTCGGCTTCGCCGGGGTCTTCGCCTCCTTCACCTACGTCGCGCCGATGATGACCGAGGTCGCCGGATTCCCGCCCGGCGCCGTGACCTGGCTGCTGGTGCTCTTCGGAGCGGGCCTGTGCGTCGGCAACGTCCTGGGCGGGCGCGCGGCCGACCGCAGCCTGATGCCCAGCCTCTACGTCATCCTCGCCGCCCTCGCGGGCGTCCTGCTCCTGTTCGTCGCCACCGCCCGCACACCCGTGTCGGCGGCGATCACCCTCGCGGCACTGGGAGCCGTCGGCTTCGCCACCGTGCCGCCGCTGCAGATGCGGGTCATGCAGAAAGCCGAGGGGGCTCCGGCCCTCGCCTCGGCGGCCAACATCGCGGCGTTCAACCTGGGCAACGCCGTCGGGGCCTGGCTCGGCGGCCTCACCATCAGCCACGGGCTCGGCTACACCGCCCCCAACTGGGTCGGCGCCCTGCTGGCCGTCGCCGGCCTCGCCGTCGCCGCCCTCGCCGGACTGCTCGACCGCCGCACCGCCGCGGACGGCCCCCCGCCCCCGCACGACCCGCCCCCGCACGACCTGCCCGCGAGCGAGCAGACCTCGCCCGCGGCGGCCTGA
- a CDS encoding FAD-dependent oxidoreductase: MSGVDRRTVLGRGAAVAGAAVAAAALGGSAAAAPAGAAPGAATGPTIRPDDPRYPLLTSGNNQRFVARPDYVKMIRSSADAERALESAFRAGKRVSVRSGGHCFADFTANPGVEVILDFSEMTEVGYDPGHRAFVVEPGARLINVYEALYKGWGVTIPGGICYSVGAGGHIAGGGYGLLSRAHGLVSDHLYGVEVVVVDGRGKARTVLATREENDPNRELWWAHTGGGGGNFGLVTRYLFRSPGATGSNPADQLVSPPSTVLVSAIELPWDQLTEAKFTRLLKNFGAWHEANSAPDSEYRHLSSLFNVSSRAHGSLGMFTQVDATVPGARRLLDDYLTAVLAGTGVTPRALARANGELPAMPELLAPRELPWLQATRQVGTNNPTITNPTSRGAHKSGYMRRNFTDHQVAAVYRHMTRPDFNNPDTMLVLFSFGGQVNAVAPDATANAQRSSIFKMCFQTFWADASEDDFYLGWARGIYEDFFAKTGGVPLIDDATDGCYINYPDRDVSDPRHNTSGVPWQTLYYKGNYPRLQQVKKRWDPTNFFRHSLSVELPR, from the coding sequence ATGAGTGGTGTGGATCGCCGGACCGTACTGGGACGCGGCGCGGCCGTGGCCGGCGCAGCGGTGGCCGCCGCAGCCCTGGGCGGGAGCGCCGCGGCGGCTCCCGCCGGGGCGGCCCCGGGAGCCGCCACCGGCCCGACCATCCGCCCCGACGACCCGCGGTACCCGCTGCTGACCAGCGGCAACAACCAGCGGTTCGTCGCCCGGCCCGACTACGTCAAGATGATCCGGTCCTCCGCCGACGCCGAGCGGGCCCTGGAGAGCGCCTTCCGGGCCGGCAAGCGGGTCTCGGTCCGCAGCGGCGGCCACTGCTTCGCCGACTTCACGGCCAATCCCGGCGTCGAGGTCATCCTCGACTTCTCCGAGATGACCGAGGTCGGCTACGACCCCGGCCACCGCGCCTTCGTCGTCGAGCCCGGCGCCCGCCTGATCAACGTCTACGAGGCGCTGTACAAGGGCTGGGGCGTCACCATACCCGGCGGCATCTGCTACAGCGTCGGGGCCGGCGGCCACATCGCCGGCGGCGGGTACGGCCTGCTGTCCAGGGCCCACGGACTGGTCTCCGACCACCTCTACGGCGTCGAGGTCGTCGTGGTCGACGGGCGGGGCAAGGCCCGCACCGTACTGGCCACCCGGGAGGAGAACGACCCGAACCGCGAACTGTGGTGGGCCCACACCGGCGGCGGCGGCGGCAACTTCGGCCTCGTCACCCGCTACCTGTTCCGCTCCCCGGGCGCCACCGGCAGCAACCCCGCCGACCAGCTGGTCTCCCCGCCCTCGACGGTCCTGGTCAGCGCCATCGAACTGCCCTGGGACCAGCTGACCGAGGCGAAGTTCACCCGCCTGCTGAAGAACTTCGGCGCCTGGCACGAGGCGAACAGCGCCCCGGACTCCGAGTACCGCCACCTCAGCAGCCTCTTCAACGTCAGCTCCCGCGCGCACGGCAGCCTCGGCATGTTCACCCAGGTCGACGCGACCGTCCCCGGCGCCCGCCGGCTCCTGGACGACTACCTGACAGCGGTCCTCGCCGGCACCGGCGTCACCCCCAGGGCACTGGCCCGCGCCAACGGCGAACTGCCCGCGATGCCCGAACTGCTCGCCCCCCGCGAACTCCCGTGGCTGCAGGCCACCCGCCAGGTGGGCACCAACAACCCGACCATCACCAACCCCACCTCCCGCGGCGCCCACAAGTCCGGCTACATGCGCAGGAACTTCACCGACCACCAGGTCGCGGCCGTCTACCGGCACATGACCCGGCCGGACTTCAACAACCCGGACACCATGCTGGTGCTCTTCTCCTTCGGCGGACAGGTCAACGCGGTGGCCCCCGACGCCACCGCCAACGCCCAGCGCAGCTCGATCTTCAAGATGTGCTTCCAGACCTTCTGGGCCGACGCGAGCGAGGACGACTTCTACCTCGGCTGGGCCCGCGGCATCTACGAGGACTTCTTCGCCAAGACCGGCGGCGTGCCCCTGATCGACGACGCCACCGACGGGTGCTACATCAACTACCCCGACCGCGACGTCTCCGACCCCCGCCACAACACCTCCGGCGTGCCCTGGCAGACCCTCTACTACAAGGGCAACTACCCGCGCCTGCAGCAGGTCAAGAAGCGCTGGGACCCGACGAACTTCTTCCGCCACTCACTCTCCGTCGAACTGCCCCGCTAG
- the manB gene encoding phosphohexomutase domain-containing protein (converts mannose-6-phosphate to mannose-1-phosphate; the resulting product is then converted to GDP-mannose by ManC which is then used in the synthesis of mannose-containing glycoconjugates that are important for mediating entry into host cells), whose product MPLSRPHSLDLSPLVNTHDLRGTVPDQWDERIAELFGAAFARVTKAQALVVGHDTRSCAPDLALAFAQGAALYGTAVTDIGPCTSDQLYFASGELALPGAMFTAPHGPAGYHGLTLCRAGAAPLGQDAALAEIRALVERWAVHGAPPSFVPVGTIRRRDVLGDYGARLRALAGLRGIRPLTVVVDAGDGPGRHSAPAVLAALPLRVVPLPAGPDTAPAHARADPLAPAATAALRARVVAEGADLGLALDGGRCAVVDERGESVPAPALAALLTAREMDRHPGATVVHDLATSRSVPEAAAEYGGKAVRTRVGHTFVREEMAATGAVLGTGRAGHYYFRDFWNADSGLLAALHLLAALDDRSGPLSALVAPWDRYRSCDETDIATDDPQGRTAALRAAYARHEDVMLDDLDGLTVTAHDWWFNLRPSTTRPLLRLNVEARDAATLGSVREEVLRRLRA is encoded by the coding sequence ATGCCGCTCAGCCGGCCGCACAGCCTCGACCTCTCCCCACTCGTCAACACCCACGACCTGCGCGGAACCGTCCCCGACCAGTGGGACGAACGGATCGCCGAACTGTTCGGCGCCGCCTTCGCCCGCGTCACGAAGGCCCAGGCCCTCGTCGTCGGCCACGACACGCGCTCCTGCGCCCCCGACCTGGCACTCGCCTTCGCCCAGGGCGCGGCCCTGTACGGCACGGCGGTCACCGACATCGGCCCCTGCACCAGCGACCAGCTGTACTTCGCCTCGGGAGAACTCGCCCTGCCCGGGGCGATGTTCACCGCCCCGCACGGCCCCGCGGGCTACCACGGCCTCACCCTGTGCCGGGCGGGCGCCGCGCCCCTGGGACAGGACGCCGCCCTCGCCGAGATCCGCGCCCTGGTCGAGCGGTGGGCCGTGCACGGGGCCCCGCCCTCCTTCGTCCCCGTCGGCACGATCAGGCGCCGCGACGTCCTCGGCGACTACGGGGCCCGCCTGCGCGCCCTGGCCGGCCTGCGGGGCATCCGCCCGCTGACGGTCGTCGTGGACGCCGGCGACGGCCCGGGCCGGCACAGCGCCCCCGCCGTCCTCGCGGCCCTGCCCCTGCGCGTGGTCCCGCTGCCCGCCGGCCCGGACACCGCCCCCGCCCACGCCCGGGCCGACCCGCTCGCCCCGGCCGCCACCGCCGCCCTGCGGGCCCGCGTGGTCGCCGAGGGCGCCGACCTCGGCCTGGCCCTGGACGGCGGACGCTGCGCCGTCGTCGACGAACGCGGCGAGAGCGTCCCCGCCCCGGCCCTCGCGGCCCTGCTCACCGCCCGCGAAATGGACAGGCACCCCGGCGCCACCGTGGTCCACGACCTGGCCACCTCCCGGTCGGTCCCCGAAGCGGCCGCCGAATACGGCGGCAAGGCGGTCCGCACCCGGGTGGGGCACACCTTCGTCCGGGAGGAGATGGCCGCCACGGGAGCGGTCCTGGGCACCGGACGCGCGGGGCACTACTACTTCCGCGACTTCTGGAACGCCGACAGCGGCCTGCTCGCCGCCCTCCACCTCCTGGCCGCCCTGGACGACCGCTCGGGCCCGCTCTCGGCCCTGGTCGCCCCCTGGGACCGCTACCGCTCCTGCGACGAGACCGACATCGCCACCGACGACCCGCAGGGCCGCACCGCGGCGCTGCGCGCCGCCTACGCCCGCCACGAGGACGTCATGCTCGACGACCTCGACGGCCTGACGGTGACGGCACACGACTGGTGGTTCAACCTGCGCCCCTCCACCACCCGGCCACTGCTGCGCCTCAACGTCGAGGCCCGGGACGCGGCGACGCTGGGCAGCGTCCGCGAGGAGGTCCTGCGCCGCCTGCGGGCGTGA